Proteins encoded by one window of Panicum virgatum strain AP13 chromosome 7N, P.virgatum_v5, whole genome shotgun sequence:
- the LOC120680709 gene encoding uncharacterized protein LOC120680709 isoform X1 — MGAVAAETGGRRRRPAARTKMPRDSLAQGLEAEATLAAEVAWKLREAVASMAAGSLDMDVDSPPHLSIETLANQVILDGEEEHSLEVPAAANPLEDSSDRMNRLIVMQKRLLEAQKRKRSISSVHTSNSVHLDTQLTSSPTRISPVQKRTKRVGSKKSLVWKHFGIGLRGQDPVAVCKYCGQIYACDRSTHGTSTLWYHLRSLCPKEPLKGQDMQKEGPSDTQTILLSVHSVTEPPS; from the exons ATGGGGGCGGTGGCCGCTGAgacgggcggccggcggcgacggccggcggccAGGACGAAGATGCCACGCGACAGCCTTGCTCAAGGTCTCGAGGCGGAGGCTACGCTCGCGGCCGAGGTAGCATGGAAACTGAGGGAAGCTGTCGCATCCATGGCTGCTGGGTCATTGGACATGGATGTGGATTCGCCACCACATCTTTCCATAGAGACCCTTGCTAATCAG GTTATATTGGATGGTGAAGAAGAACATTCTTTGGAAGTACCTGCTGCTGCAAATCCCCTAGAAGATAGCAGCGACAGAATGAATAGGTTAATTGTTATGCAAAAAAGGTTATTGGAAGCACAGAAGCGAAAGAGATCAATTTCATCGGTTCACACATCAAATTCTGTACAT TTGGATACTCAGTTAACTAGCTCTCCCACTCGAATCTCTCCAGTTCAGAAAAGAACTAAAAGAGTTGGTTCTAAAAAATCACTAGTTTGGAAGCATTTTGGTATAGGATTGAGGGGACAAGATCCTGTTGCAGTGTGCAAATATTGTGGACAAATATATGCATGTGATAGATCCACTCATGGAACTAGCACCTTATGGTACCATCTAAGATCCTTATGCCCAAAAGAGCCACTCAAGGGTCAGGACATGCAAAAGGAAGGGCCAAGCGACACCCAAACAATCTTACTGTCGGTACActctgtgacagaaccgccaagttaa
- the LOC120680709 gene encoding uncharacterized protein LOC120680709 isoform X2, with protein MGAVAAETGGRRRRPAARTKMPRDSLAQGLEAEATLAAEVAWKLREAVASMAAGSLDMDVDSPPHLSIETLANQVILDGEEEHSLEVPAAANPLEDSSDRMNRLIVMQKRLLEAQKRKRSISSVHTSNSVHVSFFIPI; from the exons ATGGGGGCGGTGGCCGCTGAgacgggcggccggcggcgacggccggcggccAGGACGAAGATGCCACGCGACAGCCTTGCTCAAGGTCTCGAGGCGGAGGCTACGCTCGCGGCCGAGGTAGCATGGAAACTGAGGGAAGCTGTCGCATCCATGGCTGCTGGGTCATTGGACATGGATGTGGATTCGCCACCACATCTTTCCATAGAGACCCTTGCTAATCAG GTTATATTGGATGGTGAAGAAGAACATTCTTTGGAAGTACCTGCTGCTGCAAATCCCCTAGAAGATAGCAGCGACAGAATGAATAGGTTAATTGTTATGCAAAAAAGGTTATTGGAAGCACAGAAGCGAAAGAGATCAATTTCATCGGTTCACACATCAAATTCTGTACATGTAAGCTTTTTTATACCAATCTGA
- the LOC120682543 gene encoding cytochrome P450 86A2-like, translating to MEAAAWWAAAAAAVAVYMAWFWRMSRGLSGPRVWPLVGSLPGLVRHAEDMHEWIAANLRRAGGTYRTCIFAVPGVARRGGLVTVTCDPRNLEHVLKARFDNYPKGPFWHAVFGDLLGDGIFNSDGETWVAQRKTAALEFTTRTLRTAMSRWVSRSIHGRLLPILGDAAADGAAVDLQDLLLRLTFDNICGLAFGKDPETLARGLPENDFASAFDRATEATLNRFIFPECVWRCKKWLGLGMETTLARSVRHVDRYLSAVIKARKLELTAGRKGDDTPHDDLLSRFMRKGTYSDESLQHVALNFILAGRDTSSVALSWFFWLVSTHPAVERKVVRELCAVLAASRGVDDPALWLAAPFDFEELDRLVYLKAALSETLRLYPSVPEDSKHVVADDVLPDGTFVPAGSSVTYSIYSAGRMKTVWGEDCLEFRPERWLSADGTRFEPHDSYRFVAFNAGPRICLGKDLAYLQMKNIAGSVLLRHRLAVAPGHRVEQKMSLTLFMKHGLRMEVRPRDLAPFVDELRGAGAEYDAAARATAACA from the coding sequence atggaggcggcggcgtggtgggcggcggccgcggcagccgTGGCCGTGTACATGGCGTGGTTCTGGCGGATGTCGCGCGGGCTCAGCGGGCCGCGGGTGTGGCCGCTGGTCGGCAGCCTCCCGGGGCTGGTGCGGCACGCGGAGGACATGCACGAGTGGATCGCCGCCAACCTGCGCCGGGCCGGGGGCACGTACCGGACCTGCATCTTCGCCGTGCCCGGGGTGGCGCGCCGGGGCGGCCTGGTCACCGTCACCTGCGACCCCCGGAACCTGGAGCACGTCCTCAAGGCGCGCTTCGACAACTACCCCAAGGGCCCCTTCTGGCACGCCGTGTTCGGGGACCTGCTGGGCGACGGCATCTTCAACTCCGACGGGGAGACGTGGGTGGCGCAGCGCAAGACGGCCGCGCTCGAGTTCACCACCCGCACCCTGCGCACCGCCATGTCGCGCTGGGTCTCGCGCTCCATCCACGGCCGCCTGCTGCCCATCctgggcgacgccgccgccgacggcgcggCCGTCGACCTCCAGGacctcctgctccgcctcaCCTTCGACAACATCTGCGGCCTCGCGTTCGGCAAGGACCCCGAGACGCTCGCCAGGGGCCTGCCGGAGAACGACTTCGCCTCGGCCTTCGACCGCGCCACGGAGGCCACGCTCAACCGCTTCATCTTCCCCGAGTGCGTGTGGCGCTGCAAGAAGTGGCTGGGCCTCGGCATGGAGACCACGCTGGCGCGCAGCGTCCGCCACGTCGACCGCTACCTCTCCGCCGTCATCAAGGCGCgcaagctcgagctcaccgccgGCAGGAAGGGCGACGACACGCCACACGACGACCTCCTCTCGCGCTTCATGCGCAAGGGGACCTACTCCGACGAGTCGCTGCAGCACGTGGCGCTCAACTtcatcctcgccggccgcgacaCCTCCTCGGTGGCGCTCTCCTGGTTCTTCTGGCTCGTCTCCACGCACCCCGCCGTGGAGCGCAAGGTCGTGCGCGAGCTCTGCGCCGTCCTGGCCGCGTCCCGCGGCGTCGACGACCCGGCATTGTGGCTCGCCGCGCCCTTTGACTTCGAGGAGCTCGACCGCCTCGTCTACCTCAAGGCCGCGCTCTCGGAGACACTTCGCCTGTACCCGTCCGTGCCCGAGGACTCCAAGCACGTGGTCGCCGACGACGTCCTCCCGGACGGCACCTTCGTGCCGGCCGGTTCGTCGGTCACCTACTCCATCTACTCCGCGGGGCGCATGAAGACGGTGTGGGGCGAGGACTGCCTCGAGTTCCGCCCTGAGCGCTGGCTGTCGGCCGACGGCACCAGGTTCGAGCCGCACGACTCGTACAGGTTCGTGGCCTTCAACGCCGGCCCGCGGATATGCCTGGGCAAGGACCTCGCGTACTTGCAGATGAAGAACATCGCCGGGAGCGtgctcctccgccaccgcctcgccgtcgcacCGGGCCACCGCGTGGAGCAGAAGATGTCGCTCACCCTGTTCATGAAGCACGGGCTCCGGATGGAGGTGCGCCCGCGCGACCTCGCACCCTTCGTCGACGAGCTCCGCGGCGCGGGGGCGGAGTACGACGCGGCGGCCAGGGCCACCGCGGCCTGCGCGTAG